In the Heptranchias perlo isolate sHepPer1 chromosome 45, sHepPer1.hap1, whole genome shotgun sequence genome, one interval contains:
- the mecp2 gene encoding methyl-CpG-binding protein 2: protein MAAAPSGGERLEEKSEDHEQGGQKEKLLKVKKHKKKEERDEEKHRETQPAEAPVPEPADGSKAETAEQEGAVAATPSTPKPRRSLIRDRGPLYDDPTLPEGWTRKLKQRKSGRSAGKYDVYIINPQGKAFRSKVELLAHFEKVGDTTLDPTDFDFTVTGRGSPSRREKKPPKKPKTPKSSGKGRGRGRPKGSGKDKSVRKGGPSKRLSDKSAAKLLVKMPFSAPLLQKTEGATSSTEQLPKVRRGGPGRKRKSDVEPQAVPKKRGRKPGAVGVGGGGSLVPAVKKKIVKESPIKPEEMTVLPIKKRNLGEESSPLKKRKSSRIFEEDTSVPVVGSSEVKESIQPEQSVDAGEKSGKGQKSSKSVIHKAREGSPKGRSFKKEPHHPADPKESGAKEATAQEAESSKDRRSPSEPKDLSTRACVEEKPPRSRPEADLLPKEPSKTELAEKGKLRGEGDQRGVISTVPRPSREESADTRATVSERVS, encoded by the exons TGAAGAGAAATCAGAAGACCACGAGCAGGGTGGGCAAAAGGAGAAGCTGCTGAAAGTGAAGAAACACAAGAAAAAGGAGGAACGGGATGAAGAGAAGCACCGAGAAACCCAGCCAGCGGAAGCGCCGGTCCCGGAACCAGCTGACGGGAGCAAGGCTGAGACAGCAGAGCAAGAGGGCGCTGTCGCGGCCACCCCTTCCACTCCGAAGCCGAGGCGATCCCTGATTCGAGACCGGGGCCCGCTGTATGATGACCCCACACTTCCTGAAGGTTGGACGCGGAAGCTAAAACAGAGAAAGTCGGGGCGATCGGCAGGGAAGTACGATGTGTACATTATCAA CCCACAAGGAAAGGCGTTTCGTTCCAAAGTGGAGCTACTAGCGCACTTCGAGAAGGTTGGAGATACTACCCTCGACCCCACTGACTTTGACTTCACGGTCACAGGCCGAGGGAGCCCTTCAAGGAGAGAGAAGAAGCCACCCAAAAAGCCAAAGACCCCTAAATCATCTGGTAAAGGAAGAGGGCGGGGCAGGCCGAAAGGGAGCGGCAAGGACAAAAGTGTGCGGAAAGGTGGCCCGTCGAAGAGGTTGTCGGACAAAAGTGCTGCAAAGCTCTTGGTTAAAATGCCTTTCTCGGCTCCCCTGTTGCAGAAAACTGAAGGAGCCACGTCTTCCACAGAGCAGCTTCCGAAGGTGCGGAGAGGTGGGcctggtaggaagaggaagtctgACGTTGAGCCCCAGGCTGTCCCGAAGAAGAGGGGCAGAAAGCCGGGTGCTGtcggagttgggggtgggggcagcctGGTGCCTGCAGTGAAGAAGAAAATCGTCAAGGAGTCTCCCATCAAGCCTGAAGAAATGACTGTTTTGCCAATCAAAAAGCGGAACCTGGGGGAAGAGAGCTCACCCCTGAAAAAGAGAAAAAGCTCGCGCATCTTCGAAGAGGACACCAGCGTGCCGGTGGTGGGAAGCTCGGAAGTGAAGGAGAGCATCCAGCCTGAACAGTCGGTGGACGCTGGGGAGAAAAGTGGGAAAGGACAGAAAAGCAGTAAAAGTGTGATTCACAAGGCGAGAGAGGGGAGCCCAAAAGGCAGGAGTTTCAAGAAGGAGCCCCATCACCCTGCCGACCCCAAGGAATCGGGAGCGAAGGAGGCGACTGCTCAAGAAGCGGAGAGCTCCAAGGACAGGAGGAGCCCCTCAGAACCCAAAGACTTGAGTACTAGAGCGTGCGTTGAGGAGAAGCCTCCGCGCAGCAGACCAGAGGCTGACCTGCTTCCAAAGGAGCCCTCAAAGACTGAGCTTGCAGAGAAGGGCAAACTGAGAGGCGAAGGTGATCAGAGGGGCGTCATCTCGACTGTGCCGAGGCCGAGCAGAGAAGAGTCGGCGGATACCCGGGCGACTGTGTCGGAGAGAGTTAGCtga